A DNA window from Hevea brasiliensis isolate MT/VB/25A 57/8 chromosome 2, ASM3005281v1, whole genome shotgun sequence contains the following coding sequences:
- the LOC110665495 gene encoding protein HUA2-LIKE 2 isoform X1, translated as MAPSRRRGAGKAAAAAAARRQWKVGDLVLAKVKGFPAWPATVSEPEKWGYPTDWKKVLVYFFGTQQIAFCNPADVEAFTEEKKQSLLIKRQGKGADFVRAVQEIIDSYEKSKKADQVDDLNSGYEDTLANGGNSVESSANFELKDQTETSEATTMVRNDPSLASSFAPDVAKAGSLHDKEVSLEQHTDNVVVTAKPVITTYTSRKRSGGLRSRKHAPQKKDSSVERSTSLSRLESSRFQNLVVPSNDGNKSAGEASTEVILSRSLRRNKQVRKSPDASEWDDVDSSAFVSRTVEDNGSEIVTVDSDSLSLNEGSTIDSACKPEHSETVADCLEEDVELSKGLDFQINAVVIKKKRKPNRKRVTNEATEPTARLDTVADLDAVVHSSSQNSQWACENLSERHNKDDGDEHLPLVKRARVRMGKLSSLEDHSSFSHVEEKTSNEVAVNSADAHNGLCQEVEERTSDEVAVATSEHIGPPYNFSDDCSADKGSFSAKVVLDNASPQNGCAQILGNRPQLSIAKEHQSFGCPADGEAALPPSKRLHRALEAMSANAAEEGQASADISTLKTLINGSSTSSMENSSDKFVDRKESDGSGEPNVESPGCRASALCSSSKRVLEESINPPLEEDICNQRIESSNSQEHYEDVLTEALDHDCGKNLGRSCFAGDIVAITIQQSTKDFTPNFDRRRDSLQSNHGSSGQLLRTKDEINSENVELRDVGDENLNKDVVLEHSRMSPSLISQVDEAAKGTSQNGSNVFQYSAEDTGCENAKSLRSLIDDDNRVNGISEAAKVVKYEQKRKETNYASISDDHLCGRNVLVAQSSPVPADGIESPAQTSPPTTSICHVSTSESANFIQNSQCSSPNHSHHKTVSTSIDEEKKESVVVLQHPKSFGKWNNYAEAQAALSSFEGMLGSLTRTKESIGRATRMAIDCAKFGLSTKVVEILVRNLESESSLHRRVDLFFLVDSITQCSRGLKGDVGGIYPSAIQAVLTRLLAAAAPPGSFAQENRRQCLRVLRLWLERRILPESVIRHHMRELDSLGGSSSAGAYSRRSARTERALDDPVRDMEGMLVDEYGSNSSFQLPGFCMPRMLRDEDEGSDSDGESFEAVTPEHNSETPEERDTTLAVEKHTHILEDVDGELEMEDVAPSCEVEGSSAVGIAAVNSVCNLQNQLELHFPLPFAPPLPQDVPPSSPPLPTSPPPPPPPPPPLAVPHSCGMPDPYISGVDSKLYANSHNMQDDMRESVGQPPAAPRINTSMSNGVHYHTTECRDQMQHCDSTNSFNSYSVHPVHTDGPNFHHKAYPPRPPHPPPSNQFSYVQAGQHVKSRRETPPPYHHRFHSSHNADGGNFYNNHERMRPVPYEINDSWRHPAPPFPGPRHPDKGRACYPSGPYGGPPREQDRIPHQGWSFPAGGMHHRNFMPFRPPPESAIPVSNRASSIWRPR; from the exons AGCTTTCTGCAACCCTGCTGATGTTGAAGCATTTACTGAAGAGAAGAAACAATCCCTTTTGATCAAACGTCAAGGAAAGGGTGCAGATTTTGTTCGTGCAGTGCAGGAGATTATCGACAGTTATGAGAAGTCTAAGAAAGCAGACCAAGTTGATGATCTCAATTCTGGTTATGAAGATACTCTTGCAAATGGTGGGAATTCAGTGGAGTCATCAGCAAACTTTGAGTTGAAGGATCAGACTGAAACTTCAGAAGCAACTACTATGGTTAGAAATGATCCTAGCCTTGCAAGCAGTTTTGCTCCAGATGTAGCAAAAGCTGGTTCTTTGCATGATAAAGAAGTCTCATTGGAGCAACACACTGATAATGTGGTGGTCACGGCAAAACCTGTTATAACTACTTACACTTCAAGAAAAAGATCTGGAGGCTTACGGTCTAGAAAACACGCCCCACAGAAAAAGGATTCATCAGTTGAAAGGTCCACAAGTTTGTCAAGGTTGGAATCCTCTAGATTCCAGAATTTGGTGGTGCCATCTAATGATGGTAACAAGAGTGCAGGGGAAGCATCAACTGAAGTAATCCTAAGCAGATCCCTACGAAGGAACAAGCAAGTTAGAAAATCACCAGATGCCTCTGAGTGGGATGATGTGGATTCATCTGCTTTTGTTTCAAGAACTGTTGAAGATAATGGCTCTGAAATTGTAACAGTTGATTCTGATTCTTTGAGTCTGAATGAAGGCAGCACTATAGACAGTGCTTGTAAGCCTGAGCACTCAGAAACTGTTGCTGATTGTTTGGAGGAAGATGTTGAGTTGAGCAAAGGGCTTGATTTTCAAATAAATGCTGTGGTTATAAAGAAGAAACGGAAACCAAACAGAAAGCGAGTGACTAATGAAGCCACTGAGCCAACTGCCAGGTTGGATACAGTGGCAGATTTGGATGCTGTGGTGCATAGTAGCAGCCAAAATTCACAGTGGGCTTGTGAAAACTTGAGTGAGAGGCATAACAAAGATGATGGAGATGAGCATTTGCCACTAGTGAAACGAGCTAGAGTTAGAATGGGCAAATTATCATCATTGGAGGACCACAGCAGCTTTTCTCATGTGGAAGAAAAGACCTCCAATGAAGTTGCAGTCAATTCGGCTGATGCTCACAATGGCTTATGTCAAGAAGTTGAAGAAAGAACCTCTGATGAAGTTGCAGTCGCTACGTCGGAGCATATTGGCCCACCTTATAATTTCAGTGATGATTGTTCAGCTGACAAAGGCTCATTTTCAGCGAAGGTTGTTTTAGATAATGCATCACCTCAGAATGGCTGTGCTCAAATTCTAGGGAATAGGCCTCAGCTTTCAATTGCTAAGGAGCATCAGTCTTTTGGCTGCCCAGCAGATGGTGAAGCTGCTTTACCTCCATCCAAACGTCTTCATCGTGCTCTAGAAGCTATGTCTGCAAATGCTGCTGAAGAAGGTCAGGCAAGTGCTGATATATCAACCTTGAAAACATTAATAAATGGCAGTTCCACCTCTTCAATGGAGAACTCCTCCGACAAGTTTGTTGATCGAAAAGAAAGTGATGGTTCTGGGGAGCCAAATGTAGAGTCTCCTGGCTGTAGGGCCTCTGCATTATGTTCCAGCTCTAAAAGAGTCTTAGAGGAATCCATAAATCCACCATTAGAAGAGGACATCTGCAATCAACGAATCGAAAGTTCTAATAGCCAAGAGCATTATGAAGATGTCTTGACAGAAGCCTTGGACCATGATTGTGGCAAAAACCTTGGCAGATCATGTTTTGCAGGTGACATTGTTGCTATTACTATACAACAAAGTACAAAAGATTTCACACCAAATTTTGACAGAAGACGAGACAGTCTACAATCCAATCATGGCTCATCTGGTCAGTTATTACGTACAAAGGATGAGATCAATTCTGAAAATGTTGAGTTAAGAGATGTCGGAGATGAAAATCTTAATAAAGATGTTGTTTTGGAGCATTCTCGGATGAGCCCAAGTCTTATCTCACAGGTTGATGAAGCTGCTAAAGGTACCTCTCAAAATGGTTCTAATGTGTTTCAGTACAGTGCTGAGGATACTGGCTGTGAGAATGCCAAGTCATTGAGGTCTCTAATTGATGATGACAACCGAGTCAATGGCAT ATCTGAGGCGGCAAAAGTTGTCAAATATGAGCAGAAACGAAAGGAAACTAATTATGCTTCTATTTCTGATGATCATTTGTGTGGAAGGAATGTGTTGGTAGCCCAGTCAAGTCCAGTACCAGCTGATGGAATAGAATCTCCTGCACAGACATCTCCACCCACAACCTCAATATGCCATGTATCTACTTCGGAAAGTGctaattttattcaaaatagtCAATGCTCCAGTCCTAATCATTCACATCATAAAACTGTGAGCACATCAATTGATGAAGAAAAAAAGGAATCAGTGGTGGTGCTGCAACACCCAAAATCTTTTGGCAAATGGAATAATTATGCAGAAGCGCAAGCTGCTCTATCATCCTTTGAAGGAATGCTTGGATCATTAACAAGGACAAAGGAGAGCATTGGTCGAGCAACTCGCATGGCCATTGACTGTGCAAAGTTTGGCCTTTCTACTAAG GTGGTGGAGATTTTAGTCCGTAACTTGGAAAGTGAGTCAAGTTTACACAGAAGGGTGGATTTATTCTTCCTTGTGGATTCTATCACTCAGTGCTCTCGAGGTTTGAAAG GTGATGTTGGTGGTATATACCCTTCAGCTATTCAGGCAGTGTTGACACGCTTGCTTGCAGCAGCTGCTCCTCCTGGAAGTTTTGCACAGGAAAATCGGAGGCAGTGTTTGAGG GTTTTGAGGCTTTGGCTGGAAAGAAGGATCCTTCCGGAATCTGTTATTCGCCATCATATGCGGGAACTTGATTCATTAGGTGGTTCATCTTCTGCTGGTGCTTATTCTCGCCGATCGGCAAGAACGGAAAGGGCTTTAGATGATCCTGTTAGAGACATGGAGGGAATGCTTGTTGACGAATATGGAAG CAATTCAAGTTTTCAGCTTCCGGGATTTTGTATGCCTCGCATGCTTAGGGATGAAGATGAAGGAAGTGATTCTGATGGAGAGAGTTTTGAGGCTGTCACTCCTGAACATAATTCTGAAACCCCTGAAGAACGGGATACCACCCTAGCAGTAGAGAAGCACACACACATCTTGGAAGATGTTGATGGTGAGCTTGAAATGGAGGATGTGGCTCCCTCTTGTGAAGTTGAAGGAAGTTCAGCAGTTGGCATTGCTGCAGTCAATTCTGTATGTAATTTGCAAAATCAATTAGAACTGCATTTTCCACTGCCTTTTGCCCCTCCTCTGCCTCAGGATGTGCCACCATCATCACCACCATTGCCAACTTCacctcctccacctccacctccaccaccTCCTCTTGCTGTCCCACATTCATGTGGAATGCCTGATCCATACATTAGTGGTGTAGATTCAAAGCTTTATGCAAATTCACAT AATATGCAAGATGACATGAGAGAATCTGTGGGTCAGCCGCCAGCAGCCCCAAGAATCAATACATCAATGTCCAATGGAGTGCATTATCATACTACTGAATGTAGGGATCAGATGCAGCATTGCGACTCCACAAACTCTTTCAACAGTTACTCTGTACATCCAGTGCACACAGATGGACCAAACTTCCACCACAAGGCTTATCCTCCAAGGCCACCACACCCACCACCTTCAAATCAATTCTCTTATGTTCAGGCAGGCCAGCATGTGAAGTCTCGGAGAGAGACCCCGCCTCCTTACCACCACAGATTCCACTCGTCACATAATGCTGATGGTGGAAACTTTTATAATAACCATGAGCGAATGAGACCAGTCCCATATGAAATTAATGACAGCTGGAGACACCCTGCACCTCCTTTTCCTG GCCCACGACATCCTGATAAAGGCAGAGCATGTTATCCATCTGGTCCTTATGGTGGCCCACCTAGAGAGCAGGATAGAATACCTCATCAGGGATGGTCATTTCCTGCCGGGGGGATGCATCACAGGAACTTCATGCCATTTAGACCACCACCTGAAAGTGCAATTCCAGTGTCAAATAGAG CTTCAAGCATTTGGCGGCCAAGATGA